One Acidobacteriota bacterium genomic window, ACACCCCCATCGGCGTGAGCGAGCCCTGCGTCGTCAGCAGCGTCACCTCATCGCCATCGACCACTCCAAGCCTGCGAGCCAGATCGGCCCCGATGACGATCCCAGGACGCTCGTCGGCGGCGCTGCTGATCAGCGCGTCGAGCCGCCCGCTCTTCATCGCGCTGGCGATGTCGGTGACGCTGGTCTCGAGCGCGGGATCGATCCCTTTGAGCGTGATGAACGCATCGCCGCGGCCGGTGGAGATCAGCGCTTTGCCGAGGATCGCTGGCGCCGCTCCCGTCACGCGCGGCACGGATAGGAGCGCCGCCGCTTCCGACTGGTAGTCGACGATCCCGCCCTGCTTGTAGACGAAGATGTGGGCGGTGGCCCCCAGGATGCGGCTGCGCAGCTCCTGCTGCAGCCCCGTCATCAACGCGAGCGCCAGGATGAGCGCCATGACGCCGACCACGACACCAAGCGTCGACACGAGGGAGATGACGGAGATGAACGCCTGCTTGCGACGCGCCAGCAGATACCGAAGCGCGATGTGGACCTCGTAGGGCAGCGTCACGTCGCGCAGGCCTGGGGACGCATTTGCGGGAAGAGGATCACGTCGCGGATCGACGGGCTCCCGGTGAGCACCATGACGAGACGATCGATGCCGATGCCCTCGCCGCCCGCCGGCGGCATCCCGAACTCGAGCGCCCGGATGTAGTCCTCGTCCATCCCATGCGCTTCCTCGTCGCCTCGCTGCCGATCGGCAAGCTGCTGTTCGAATCGCCGGCGCTGCTCGGCCGGGTCGTTGAGCTCGCTGAACGCATTGGCGACCTCGAACGCCCCGATGTACAACTCGAACCGCTCGACGGTATCCGGGTCATCGGCCCGCTGCTTCGAGAGCGGCGACACCTCGGTCGGGAAGTCGTAGACGAATGTGGGTTGGATGAGCGAACTCTCGCACAGGGCCTCGAACAGCTCCGTCGCGATCTTGCCGGGACCGCCACCCGGCGTCACCGGGATGCCGAGCCGTTCGGCCAGGCTCGCGGCCCGGCCGCCGTCGCGCAGGTCCCCCTCGGCCACCGCCTCACCGAGCCGCCGCGACGCCTCTTCCCGGACCGCTTCGCGCAGCGAGACGCGCCGGTACGGCGCCGCCAGCGAGATCTCATGGCCGCCGAACGTGCAGGTGTCGGCCCCGATCGCATCGCGTGCGACCGTCGAGATGAGCTGCTCGGTCATGTCCATCAGTTCACGGTAGTCGCTGTAGGCCTGGTAGAACTCCAGCATTGTGAATTCGGGGTTGTGCTGGGTGGAGATGCCCTCGTTGCGGAAATTCCGGTTGATCTCGTAGACCCGCTCGATGCCGCCCACCGTGAGACGCTTGAGGTAGAGCTCGGGTGCGATGCGCAGGTAGAGATCGATATCCAGCGCGTTGTGATGCGTGACAAACGGCCGGGCGAGCGCGCCGCCGGCCATCGGTTGCATCATCGGTGTCTCGACTTCGAGGAAGCCGCGCCCATCGAGGAAGCGCCGGATCCCGGCCATCACGCGGCTGCGGACTTCGAACACGCGACGCGAATCCGGGTTGACGATCAGGTCCAGGTACCGCTGCCGGTAGCGAATCTCGATGTCCTGCAGCCCATGCCATTTCTCCGGCAGCGGCCGGAGGCACTTGGCGAGGAATTCGATGTGCGAGGCCCAGATCGTCAACTCGTTGGTCCTGGTCCGGAACACCCGACCTGCCACACCCACGAAGTCGCCGAAATCGAGCAACTTGAAGAGTGCGAAATCCCGTTCCGGAAGCGCGTCCTGCCGGATGTACGCCTGGATGCGGGCGCGGCCGTCGGTCAGCACCAGGAAGTTGGCCTTGCCAAAGCTCCGGATGGCGAGAATGCGGCCGCTGGTAATCGTCTCGGGCCGTAATGTCTCGAGATCGTCGTGCGTGCGGGATCCCTGAGCGTTGGCCAGTGCCTCGATCGTGTCGGTACGCTCGAACGACCTCGGGTAGATCTCGATTCCGAGTTCCTGGATCTGCGCCAGGTTGGCCCGGCGCTGCTGGATGAGTTCGTTGTCGTCAGACATACGGGGTTCTGCCTGGCTCTACGGGCGCTGCCTCTGGCAGGCTCTTGTACACCGCGTCGAGCACGCCGTTGACGAAGCGCAGGGCCTCCTCTTCGCTGAAGGTCCGCGCCAGTTCAATCGCCTCGTCTATCACGACGCTCGGCGGCGTGTCCGGCGCGTGCAGCAGTTCGAAGATGGCCAGCCTCAGAATCAGCCGATCGACAATCGCGATGCGTTCGATCCGCCAGTGCTGGGCATGGCTGCCGATGAGCGCATCGATCTCCGCGACGTGCGCCACGGTGCCCGCCACCAGCGACTCGGCAAATCGGCGGTTCGCCAGGGTGAGCGGCTTGACCCCCTCCTGCTCGATCGTCTCGTAGTCGGCTGCGACCGTCTCGGGTGCGGTCCGGCCGACCTCCCATTGATAGAGCATCTGGAAGGCCGATTCGCGCGCGCGGTGCCGGCTCCCGGTGTTCACCGCGACGCCGTGCCCGACGACGCCGCGCGAACGGCCCGTCGTAGAGTCGCCATTTCCACGGCGGCGATCGCCGCTTCCCAGCCCTTGTTCGCGGTACCCGGAACGGCTCGCGCCAGGGCCTGCTCGGCAGACTCGGTCGTCAGCACGCCGAAACTCATCGGCACCCCGGTCGTCATCGAGGCCTGCATGATCCCGTGCGCGACAGACGACGAGATGTAGTCGAAGTGCGGCGTCTCACCGCGAATCAGGCAGCCGAGACACACGACCGCGTCGTAGCGCCCCGTGAGGGCGGCGATATGCGCGGCCTGCGGAATCTCGTACGCGCCAGGCACGTCGAGCACGTCAATGTCGTGGTCGGCGGCGCCCGCGCCGCGCAAGGCTTCGATCGCACCTTCCCGGAGGCGGTCGGTGACGAAGTCGTTGTAGCGCGACGCCACGATGGCGATGCGAAGATCCCGTGCGTCTGTCGTGCCCTTGAACACCATGGCGTCCCGATTCCGCATGGCAGCCCGCGGTGCACGTCCGTCTGCATTCGACCGGCGCTGCATCCCGGACTGCTACCGTCCCGTGAAGGTGGCTTTCCGCTTCTCGACAAACGCCCGCGTACCCTCGCGCATGTCGTCGGTCGAGGCCACCAGGCCAAACAGTGTCGCCTCGAGCACGCACCCATCGGCGACCGTCATCTCGAGGCCGCGATTCATGGCCTCCATGGCGTGCCGAAGCGCGACCGGTGCGCTCGCCGCCAGCGCCTGAGCCAGCGTCCGAGCCTCGGTCATCAGCGCCGCCGCCGGCACGACGCGATTGACGAGACCGATGCGGTACGCTTCGGCCGCATCAATGGTCGCGCCCGTCAGAATCAGTTCCATCGCGCGGCCCTTGCCGACCAGGCGCGGCAATCGCTGCGTCCCGCCAAACCCAGGGATCACGCCGAGTTTGACCTCGGGCTGACCGAACTTGGCCGTCTCGGATGCCAGCCGGATCGTACAGGCCATCGCCAGTTCGCATCCACCGCCAAGCGCGTAGCCGTTGATGGCCGCCACAACCGGCTTGCCGAGCTGCTCAATCTGGTCGACGATGCGCTGCCCCGCTGCCGCGTAGGCCTTGCCCGCAACCGGCGTCAATTCGGCCAGTTCCTTGATGTCGGCGCCGGCGACGAACGCTTTCTCGCCGGCCCCCGTCAGAACGACCGCCCTGACCCCGTCGTCGTCGCGCAACTCGGTCATCGCGCGATCGAGATCGCGCAGCATCGCCATGTTCAGTGCGTTCAGCACGGCCGGCCGGTTCAGCGTCACGATGGCCACGCCGGCATCTCGCTCGAGGATCAGATAGTCATACGCCATGGATTCGACTGCTCCCGCGCAAAAGTATACTCCACGCCCACGCCAGCCCCGCCGCCAGCGCGGCCCCGGTGGTGTCGGCCGCCCAGTCCATCAGGTCGTACGAGCGATTGGGCACGAAGAGCTGATGGTACTCGTCCGAATAGCCGTAGGCCGACGAGATCACGATGGCGATGATGACGGTCCGACACGTGACCGATCGCCACTGGCCAGCGGCCACCGCCCAGACCACGAGCAACGACAGCACGCCATAGGCGGTGAAATGCTCCAGCTTGTCGGATGGGGCACCGGGCAGTACTGGAAGCGTCGACTGCGCTGACAGGAAGAACAGCACGCCCAGGTAGCCGACCACGGCCAGCCAGCGCCACCAGCGCCAGCGCTCCTCGACGGCGCGAGACGACTGACCCGGTTCGACGGGCAGGTGTTCCGGTACAGGTGAGGACACGACTGAGGAATCTCTACAGTGGAAGGAAGTACAGCAGCCACCCGATGACGAACGCCGCGCCGAGCAGGCTCACGAGAATAGTCGCCCCGGCCCGAACCTGCTCACGCGGCGCGTCCCGCATAAGCACGCCGCCGACCAGGGCCACGAACGCGGCGAAGACCGCCATCAGCAAGACGTGACTGTGAATGGCCATGGGTGTGCTACTTCCGGCCGACCGCGATGTCGTGGGCGTCGATGATGACCAACGCGTTCAACAGGCCGGCCGTGATCACAAAAGCGTTTCCGTACTCGTACGTCACGGCACTGGCCAGACCGAGACCAAGTCCGAACATCCGGGCGACCAGGTACGGCAGGCCGGAACCGACATCGGCGATCGCCGCGAGTGCCACGAGCGGCTCGGACAACTCGAACGGGAACAACCGTCCCTCGAGCGCCAGCCCGACCGCGAACATCATTGGCAACGCGATGAGGAAGGCGACGCCCTTCTGCCGGCGGCCGAGCCACAGGTGGCCTCCGCCGGGAATCAGCCACGACACGAGATAAATCAGCCACAGGGGTTTCGCGGGACGCGCCGGGGCCTGAGACTTCGCCTTCGAACCAGTCGCCATGATGGTCAGTGTATCGCACGCTCCGCGTTGTCGTCGAACGGCACGCCGCCGACCCACGCCACGACGAACCCGGCCACCGCCGCCCCGAGTGGCACCGCGCCGGCACATCGCACGACGTTCGAGATGTCGAGGCCGACGATGTGTTCGAGCGCCCACAGCGCGACGGTCGGGACAGCCGCGCCCAGCAGGACCCTGCGCAAGTTCGTCTGCAGCACCGACGATCCATCCGCGCGGCGCGATCGCCGGCGCATCCAGCCCAGCCCGATGATGGCGCCAACCGCCGCACCGCCGTACAGCCCTACGCAGCGGGCACACACGGGAGTCTGCACGTCACCAACGTGGAAGGATCGGTCAGCGTGTTGGTGACAGATGAGTGAGCCCGCCCGATACGTCGCCGCCACGGCGACCAGCGTCGCACCACTCGGGCTGGCGGCCGCCACCACGGGAGTCGCGACCAGCCATGCAGCCCACACCACAGTGAGACTGGTCAGGCCGACCGCCGCGAGGGCTCGTCCGTTCATCTCCTCAGCTTTGCGACGGCAGGCGCAGCGGGCCGAAGTTCGCTTGGTAGCGGGCCACGAAGTCGGGCCACGTGTAGTGGTGGCTGGACCCGCCCAGGTGCTCCAGCGCGTAGGCTGCCGCCACGCTGCCCAGCCGCCCGCACACATCGTAGCCGGCGCCCGAGGCGAGCCCCTTCATGAACCCGCCGCGGAACGCGTCGCCCACGCCGGTCGGGTCGGCAATGCACGCAGGAGGCACGGCCGGGATGTCAATCACGGAATCGCGCAACATCACGCTGGCGCCCTTTTCCCCCTTCGTCACGACCACGGCGTCGGCATGCTGGAGCAACGCCTGCTCATCGAGCCCGGTCTTCTCGCGGATGATCTCGAATTCGTAGTCGTTCGAGATGACGATGCGCGCGCCGGTAAGACCGCGCTTCAATTCGTCGCCCGCCATCCGCGCCACCTGCTGGCTTGGGTCGAAGATGTACGGCACGCCAATCGCCCGGCACTCCTCCGCGTAATTGACCATGGCGGTCGGATCGTTGGGCGAGATGATCACGAGATCGCCTCCCCCCGCCCTGGCGATCGACAGTTCGGCGGCATGGGCCATCGCGCCGGTATAGAACAAGGCGATTTGATTGCCGTGATGATCGGTGCTGCAAAAGAACGAGGCGGTGAACTTGCCCTCGATCTCCTTCACCAGCGACGTATCCACGCCGGCCGCCTCGAGCCACGTGCGGTATTCGCCAAAATCCTGCCCGGCCGTCCCCATAAGCCGAGGCCGCTCGCCCAGCAGCGCCAGCGAGTACGCGATATTGGGCGCGCACCCGCCGCGGCGCTTGTCCATCGTGTCGACCAGGAAGCTCAAGCTCACGCGATGGAGGTGATCGGGTAACAGGTGCTCGGTGAAGCTGCCGGGAAACGACATCAGGTAGTCGTACGCGATCGAACCAGTGACGATGATGTTCATGATGCTGTGATGTACCTGCCGATGATGGGAGCCAGTTCCCGCTTTGTCTGAGCCGGGATGTGCTCCGGCCTTGTGATGATGGCGGTCTCGAGAGCTCGACCGCACGCGCATGTCCGTTTCGCCGGCATGTGCCCGACCGTCTCGGCGATGATCGTCTGCGCCATGGCCGCGTTCTGCGTCAGATTGCTGATGATCATCTCGACGCTCACCGAATCGTGATCCTGGTGCCAGCAGTCGTAGTCGGTCACCAGCGCGATCGTCGAGTAGCAGATCTCGGCCTCGCGCGCGAGCTTGGCCTCCTGCAGGTTCGTCATCCCGATGATGTCCATCCCCCACGAGCGATAGAGCGTCGACTCGGCCAGCGTCGAGAACTGCGGCCCCTCCATGCACACGTAGGTGCCGCGGGCGTGAACGGTCGCGCCGACCGACGTCGCGGCATGGCAGACCAGGCGGCCCAGTTCGCCGCAGACCGGATGGGCGAACCCGACGTGGGCGGCCAGCCCGCGTCCGAAAAACGTGCTGATGCGGCCACTGGTGCGATCGAGGAACTGGTCCGGAATGACGATGTCGAGCGGCTTGTAGTCCTCGCGCAGACTGCCCACGGCGCTGGCCGAGAGGATGCGCTCGACCCCGAGCAACTTGAACCCGAAGATGTTGGCGCGGAAGTTGAGTTCGGACGGCAGGATGCGATGCCCGGCCCCGTGACGCGCGAGAAACGCCACGCGCCGGCCGTGCAGCATCGCGGTGACGTACGGCCCAGACGGTGCCCCAAACGGCGTCGTCAGCGTCACGTCCTCACGCTGGGTGAGGTCGGCCATGTCGTACAGGCCACTGCCTCCGATGATGCCAATCTCGATAGCCATGCGTCAGTCCTTCACGACCTGTGTGAGTTCGACGAGCACCCCGTGGGCGCTCGAGGGATGGATGAAGGCCACCAGCGCGCCCTCGGCGCCGGTGCGCGGCTCGTTGTCGATCAGCCGGACGCCGCGTGCCTTGAGGCGCGCCAGCGCCGCGCGGATGTCGTCGACCCGCAACGTGATGTGGTGCACGCCGGGTCCGCGCTTCTCGACGAACTTCGCAATCGGCGAGTCCGCGGTCGTCGCCTCCAGCAATTCGAGCGACGACTCCCCCACCGGCACGAAGTGGGCGCGCACGCGCTCGGCGGCAACCTCTTCGGTCGAGACGACCTCGAGCCCAAGTGCATCGCGGTAGAACGCGATCGCCTCGGCGATCTCCCGGACGGCGATGCCGATGTGGTCCAGCGTGATCGGCCGCGATTCGCCCCGGCCAAGCGCCCTGCCGAGAATCCCGGCCGCGGCCGAGTACGGATCCAGCGTGCGTTCGGCGATCTGATCAAGCGTCGCCGCGAGTTCGCCTGATCGAAACACCTCGGCTTCGACGTGATCCATGAAGCGGCTCGCGAGCAGCTCTCGCAATCGAAACTCGTCCCGCACGCGCCGCCGGGACATGTGCTCGGTGGTCGAATGAGCCCGGAAGGCATCAATGGCCGCGGCCAGTTCGGCAACGCCCGCGCCCGTGGTGGCCTGGGTCCGCACGACGGGCGGCCGCCACTGGTCGGGCCCGAACTCCTCGATCGCCAGCATCGACTCGATCGACGCCACCAGGCGGTCGGCGCCCTCGCGATCCGTCTTGTTGACGACGAACACGTCGGCGATTTCCATGATGCCGGCCTTCAGGGCCTGCACGTCGTCGCCGGCGCCAGGCACCAGTGTCACGATAGAAATGTCCGCGGTGCGGACAATATCCACTTCGTCCTGGCCGACGCCGACCGTTTCGATGATGACCCAGTCGTAGCCTGCCGCATCGAGCACCTGCGCGGCTTCGTGGGTCGCCCGTGCGAGCCCGCCCAGCTGGCCGCGTGTGGCCATGCTCCGGATGAACACGCCGGCGTCCCCGGCGTGGGCCTGCATGCGCACGCGATCGCCGAGGATGGCGCCGCCGGTGTAGGGACTGGTGGGATCGACGGCAATCACGCCAACCGTCTCGTCGCCCTGGCGGAGTTGGGCCGTCAGCCGGTCCACCAGCGTGCTCTTGCCGGCGCCCGGCGGCCCCGTGATGCCGACCAGATACGCGCCGCCGGTATGAGGAAACAAGGCGCGCACGAGCTCCGCGGCCTGCGGCGCGTCATCTTCGATCAGGGAAATGGCGCGCGCGATGGCGCGCGGCTCGCCCTCGAGGACGCACTCACTCAACCGACGCGGCTTCCCTGACGTCGTCAACTCGCTCATCGGGGTCAGGCCGACGCCGCCAGCAACTGCCGGGCGATCACGAGCCGCTGGATCTCGCTGGTGCCTTCGCCAATCGTCGTCAGTTTCACATCGCGGAAGAATTTCTCGGCTGGATAGTCCTTCACGAATCCGTAGCCACCATGAATCTGGACACACTCTTCCGACGCCCGGACGGCCACCTCGCTCGACATCAGCTTGGCCATGGCCGACTCGCGCGACGTGCGCACACCCTTGTCCTTCAGGTAGGCCGCCCGGTAGGTGAGCAGTCTTGCGGCTTCGATGCGTGTGGCCAGGTCCACCAGTTTCCACTGAATCGCCTGGAACGATGCGATCGGCTGGCCGAACTGCACGCGTTCGAGCGCATAGCGCCGTGCGGTCTCGTACGCGCCCTGCGCCAGGCCGACCGCCAGGGCGGCGATGCCGATGCGCCCGGCGTCAAGCACCTGCAGCGTGTTGATGAAGCCGGCGTTCTCGGCCCCCAGCAGCGCCTCGGCGCCCACGCGGCAGTCGCGGAAGATCAGCTCGCTGGTGTCGCTGGCGCGCATCCCGAGCTTGTCCTCGTGCCGGCCCGCGGCCATCCCAGGGTTCCCGCGCTCGACGATGAAGGCCGAGATGCCGTGCGGGCCTTTCGCCTTGTTGGTGATGGCCATGACGACGCACACTTCGCCGATGCTGCCGTGGGTGATGAAGGCTTTGGCGCCATTGATCACCCAGCCCGCGCCGTCGCGCACCGCGGTTGTCCTGAGTCGGGCCGCGTCCGATCCCGCCGTCGGCTCGGTCAGCGCCCAGGCGCCAATCCACTCGCCCTTCGCCAGCGGCACGAGGTACTGCTGCTTCTGTGCCTCGGTGCCGAACATCGCGATGTGCGCGGAGCAGAGTCCGTTGTGGGCCGCGACCGACAGCGACACGGCGGGATCAATGCGCGCCAGTTCTTCGACGCAGATGCAGTAGTCAATCGCGGACATCGCCGCCCCGCCGTATTCCTCGGGGAACTGGATCCCCATCAGACCAAGCGCCGCCATCTTCGCCACGAGCGATCGGGGAAACGCCTGCGCCTCGTCCCACTCGCGGACGTACGGTCGGATTTCGGTCTCGGCGAACTCGCGAACGACGCGCCGTAACAGGTTCTGCTGGTCGGTTGGGCGGAAGTCCATCGGATCTGGAACCCTAGTAGTAAATCGTCACGCGCCAGTTCCCGGTGTTGTCTCGGAGATTGTCATCATTGATCCCCAGGAACAGCCGGCCGGTCCCCCGCACGCGGATGGCCCCCTGCTCGTCGCCAATGAAGAACGGGTCGCTCGAGCGTTCGCCGACCTTGCCGATCAGCCCCGCGCCGGGCCGATTCGGGATCGGGCGGCCGGCATTGAACGGCGAGTTCTTCTCGCCTTCGGGTCCGTCCTTCCGCCCCTTGCCCCACGTCACCTGCCCGACCGCCCTGAAGAAGATCCGCTGGCCGTCACGCACCTCGATACCGGCGTCGACCCAAGGCACATTGGCCGAGACGACGACCTGATGCTCGCGCATGCCGGGGGCCGGACCGTCGTTCGGATCGCGGCGGGTATCCTGGGGCTGGGGACCGCGGGTTTCATCGGGTCGATTGCCGCGGTTCCCAAGCTCGTCGTCGAAATCGATCCGCTGAACCTCGCGCAGATTCACGCGGATGGTCCGCGAGTTAAATCCGCGCTCCTCCCGGAATTCGACCTCACCGTTCCGGATCGCGACCAATTGCCCGCGCACCTGATCACCGTTGCGCATGACCATGGTGTCGGCTGCGATGGCCGCACCCGCTGCGACCACGAAAGCCAGTGCCAGCCAGATGGATGATGTTCGCCTGATCGCCATGTCTTCCCCCCGAAGGATTCGGTCTGGTATTCTGTCCCCAGGGCCAATATTACCACCGGTCAAGGAGTGCACCGCGATGACCTTCCGACGCGCGACTACTGTTGTTCTCGGGGTTGGGGCGATGGTGCTCCTGCCGTCTCTCGCCCAGGCCGACATCACGGCCTTTCTCGGATCACTCAGGACGGCGGTCCCGCAAACGGTGCGTGGCGTCGCGGCGGGAGGCACGCTGATTGTGGTGGGCGTCGAGCTCGAGTACGCGAACGGGCCGGAGGACGTGGCGACGGCGACGCCCGGGCTCTCGACCGGCACGATCAGCGCCCTTGTGCGGACGCCGACCGGGCGGATTCAGTTTTACGGGGCGGTGGGCGTGGGCCTGTACCGCCAGACGCTGGGCACGCAGACCAACACGAACACGACCGCCTGCGTGGGGGGCGGGGTCACGATTGGCTTAGCCGGTCCGCTCGGCGTACGGGTCGACTATCGCATCATCACGCTCAGGAACCCGATGCACGCCGACGCGTCGACCCGCCAGCGCATCTACGCGGGAGTCAACTTCAAGTTCTGATGTCGGGGAGAAAGC contains:
- a CDS encoding carbohydrate kinase family protein; translation: MNIIVTGSIAYDYLMSFPGSFTEHLLPDHLHRVSLSFLVDTMDKRRGGCAPNIAYSLALLGERPRLMGTAGQDFGEYRTWLEAAGVDTSLVKEIEGKFTASFFCSTDHHGNQIALFYTGAMAHAAELSIARAGGGDLVIISPNDPTAMVNYAEECRAIGVPYIFDPSQQVARMAGDELKRGLTGARIVISNDYEFEIIREKTGLDEQALLQHADAVVVTKGEKGASVMLRDSVIDIPAVPPACIADPTGVGDAFRGGFMKGLASGAGYDVCGRLGSVAAAYALEHLGGSSHHYTWPDFVARYQANFGPLRLPSQS
- the lysS gene encoding lysine--tRNA ligase, giving the protein MSDDNELIQQRRANLAQIQELGIEIYPRSFERTDTIEALANAQGSRTHDDLETLRPETITSGRILAIRSFGKANFLVLTDGRARIQAYIRQDALPERDFALFKLLDFGDFVGVAGRVFRTRTNELTIWASHIEFLAKCLRPLPEKWHGLQDIEIRYRQRYLDLIVNPDSRRVFEVRSRVMAGIRRFLDGRGFLEVETPMMQPMAGGALARPFVTHHNALDIDLYLRIAPELYLKRLTVGGIERVYEINRNFRNEGISTQHNPEFTMLEFYQAYSDYRELMDMTEQLISTVARDAIGADTCTFGGHEISLAAPYRRVSLREAVREEASRRLGEAVAEGDLRDGGRAASLAERLGIPVTPGGGPGKIATELFEALCESSLIQPTFVYDFPTEVSPLSKQRADDPDTVERFELYIGAFEVANAFSELNDPAEQRRRFEQQLADRQRGDEEAHGMDEDYIRALEFGMPPAGGEGIGIDRLVMVLTGSPSIRDVILFPQMRPQACAT
- the mce gene encoding methylmalonyl-CoA epimerase, which codes for MLGRALGRGESRPITLDHIGIAVREIAEAIAFYRDALGLEVVSTEEVAAERVRAHFVPVGESSLELLEATTADSPIAKFVEKRGPGVHHITLRVDDIRAALARLKARGVRLIDNEPRTGAEGALVAFIHPSSAHGVLVELTQVVKD
- a CDS encoding VanZ family protein — its product is MSSPVPEHLPVEPGQSSRAVEERWRWWRWLAVVGYLGVLFFLSAQSTLPVLPGAPSDKLEHFTAYGVLSLLVVWAVAAGQWRSVTCRTVIIAIVISSAYGYSDEYHQLFVPNRSYDLMDWAADTTGAALAAGLAWAWSILLRGSSRIHGV
- the nusB gene encoding transcription antitermination factor NusB; the encoded protein is MNTGSRHRARESAFQMLYQWEVGRTAPETVAADYETIEQEGVKPLTLANRRFAESLVAGTVAHVAEIDALIGSHAQHWRIERIAIVDRLILRLAIFELLHAPDTPPSVVIDEAIELARTFSEEEALRFVNGVLDAVYKSLPEAAPVEPGRTPYV
- a CDS encoding enoyl-CoA hydratase-related protein is translated as MAYDYLILERDAGVAIVTLNRPAVLNALNMAMLRDLDRAMTELRDDDGVRAVVLTGAGEKAFVAGADIKELAELTPVAGKAYAAAGQRIVDQIEQLGKPVVAAINGYALGGGCELAMACTIRLASETAKFGQPEVKLGVIPGFGGTQRLPRLVGKGRAMELILTGATIDAAEAYRIGLVNRVVPAAALMTEARTLAQALAASAPVALRHAMEAMNRGLEMTVADGCVLEATLFGLVASTDDMREGTRAFVEKRKATFTGR
- a CDS encoding DUF2085 domain-containing protein gives rise to the protein MNGRALAAVGLTSLTVVWAAWLVATPVVAAASPSGATLVAVAATYRAGSLICHQHADRSFHVGDVQTPVCARCVGLYGGAAVGAIIGLGWMRRRSRRADGSSVLQTNLRRVLLGAAVPTVALWALEHIVGLDISNVVRCAGAVPLGAAVAGFVVAWVGGVPFDDNAERAIH
- the ribH gene encoding 6,7-dimethyl-8-ribityllumazine synthase is translated as MVFKGTTDARDLRIAIVASRYNDFVTDRLREGAIEALRGAGAADHDIDVLDVPGAYEIPQAAHIAALTGRYDAVVCLGCLIRGETPHFDYISSSVAHGIMQASMTTGVPMSFGVLTTESAEQALARAVPGTANKGWEAAIAAVEMATLRRAVRAASSGTASR
- a CDS encoding acyl-CoA dehydrogenase family protein produces the protein MDFRPTDQQNLLRRVVREFAETEIRPYVREWDEAQAFPRSLVAKMAALGLMGIQFPEEYGGAAMSAIDYCICVEELARIDPAVSLSVAAHNGLCSAHIAMFGTEAQKQQYLVPLAKGEWIGAWALTEPTAGSDAARLRTTAVRDGAGWVINGAKAFITHGSIGEVCVVMAITNKAKGPHGISAFIVERGNPGMAAGRHEDKLGMRASDTSELIFRDCRVGAEALLGAENAGFINTLQVLDAGRIGIAALAVGLAQGAYETARRYALERVQFGQPIASFQAIQWKLVDLATRIEAARLLTYRAAYLKDKGVRTSRESAMAKLMSSEVAVRASEECVQIHGGYGFVKDYPAEKFFRDVKLTTIGEGTSEIQRLVIARQLLAASA
- the mtnP gene encoding S-methyl-5'-thioadenosine phosphorylase, whose protein sequence is MAIEIGIIGGSGLYDMADLTQREDVTLTTPFGAPSGPYVTAMLHGRRVAFLARHGAGHRILPSELNFRANIFGFKLLGVERILSASAVGSLREDYKPLDIVIPDQFLDRTSGRISTFFGRGLAAHVGFAHPVCGELGRLVCHAATSVGATVHARGTYVCMEGPQFSTLAESTLYRSWGMDIIGMTNLQEAKLAREAEICYSTIALVTDYDCWHQDHDSVSVEMIISNLTQNAAMAQTIIAETVGHMPAKRTCACGRALETAIITRPEHIPAQTKRELAPIIGRYITAS